The region CGGGTGCACACCGGCAACGCCTGGATTTTTTAGCCCACACTCCTGGCACATCTGTACTTGCTCAGAGGCACTTGGTCGCTCAATATGCGAACAAACAAGCTTCTAGCGCCTGTCTGGATTACGTAAGAAGCTACATATTTTATAGCATTTACAGTGCCATAGGCGTACAAATCTCCACCAGAAATCCATCCAGATCCGCCACATAGGCCACGGTCTGGCCCCAGGGCATCTGCTCGGGTGGCTGCATCAGCGGTGCGCCTGCGGCCACAGCACGTGCCACGGCGGCGGCCACGTCGTCGGTGGTGAAAGCAATCTCAAAACTCGGGGCCTTGGCATTGGCGGGCTTGGGGTTTTTCTGCAACTCGGTCATTAGCTTGCGCGAGGAAAACGCCAAGCTGGTGCTGCCGGTGTCGAGCTCGCCAAAATCGCCGCTGTCGTGCAGAAATTTAACCGTCTGACCAAACGCTTGAGCATAAAAGTCCAGGCTACGCCGGACATCTTCAACATACAAAATGGTGTAACCCAGTTTCATGTGTACTCCTTCTCAGAAAAATGACGGATCAAAACGATACCTTAACAACAAACCCATGTATTGAGTAAATCCGACAGCTCACGCCATGGCTCATCCGCTCGCAGCACCAACCCTTACAGCCCAGCCTAGAATAAAACAACCGCTCTGCCGAAAGCCCCCGCATGTCCACCCCCCTGATCCGTCGCCTCTTGCTGATTTTGATCGTTGTCTGCCTTCTGGGCACAGGCATCTGGTGGTTCAAGCGTCCCAAGCCTGTGGCGGTTGTGCTCGCCACCATTGAACAGGGCCGGGTCGAGTCCAGCATTGCCAACACCCGCGCTGGCACGGTAGAAGCCTGTCTGCGCACCAAGCTCTCAACCACCATCGGTGGACGTATTGAGGTGCTGGCCGTTAAAGAAGGTGACAAGGTGAAAAAAGGCCAATTGCTGATGAAGCTGTGGAATGACGACCAGCAAGCCCAAAGTGCACTGGCCCTGACCCAGGTCGATACCGCCCGCCAACGTGTCACCGAGGCCTGCACCGTGGCAGCCAATGCCGAGCGCGAAGCGGCACGACAGGAATCCCTGTTCAAGCAAGGTTTTGTCTCAGGCTCGCGTGACGAGCAGGCCCGTGCCGATGCCCAGGCGCGGCGCGCTGGCTGCGATGCGGCCAAGGCCGATGTGGTGCAAACCCTGGCCCGCGTCAAAACCACCCGCGTCGAGCAACACCGCACCGTGCTGTACGCCCCCTTTGCCGGTACGGTGGCCAAGATTGTGGGTGAGGTCGGTGAGTACGCCACCCCTTCCCCACCCGGCGTACCAACCCCACCGGCGATTGACCTGATTGACGACAGTTGCCTGTATGTACGTGCGCCGATGGACGAGGTCGATGCCCCCAAGATGAGCGCCGGGCAGACCGTGCGCATCAGCTTTGATGCGCTACCCAAGCAATCTTTCCCCGGCAAGGTCAAGCGTGTCGCCCCCTATGTGTCAGCTGTTGAAAAACAGGCCCGCACGGTGGACATTGAAGCCACCCTCGATCCTGACCAAACCCAGCCCCACCTGCTGGTGGGCTACAGCGCCGACGTGGAAGTGGTGCTGGCGGTGCGTGAGCAGGTGGTGCGCGTGCCCACCTCGGCCTTGCAGGAAGGTGGCCGCGTGCTGCTGGCCGGGGCTGATGGCACGCTGCAACAGCGTCAGCTCAAAACCGGCCTGGCGAACTGGGAATTCACCGAGGTACTGGAAGGCCTGGTGGTGGGTGACCGGGTGGTGACCTCGCTGGATCGCGAGGGGGTCAAAGCCGGCATCGCCTTTGTGGCTGACGACAAAACCGCCAAATGAGCGCCGCGCAAATTGAACTGTCTGGCATTGAGCGGGTCTTTCACCTGGGCGACTCCGAAGTGCATGCGCTGCGCAACCTGAATCTGTCGATCACAGCTGGTGAGTATGTGGCGGTGATGGGACCGTCAGGCTCGGGCAAATCCACCCTGCTCAATCTGCTGGGCTTGCTGGATCGGCCCAACACCGGCATCTACCGGCTGGAAGGGCGTGACGTGACCACGCTCTCGCCCGACGAACAAGCCCAGGTGCGCAGCCAGCGCATCGGCTTTGTGTTCCAGAGTTTTCACCTGGTGCCGCGCCTGAGCGCCGCCGAGAACATTGCCCTGCCGATGGTGCTGGCCGGTCTGGCTCCGGCCCAACGCGAGGTGCGGGTGCAACAAGCCCTGAAAGACTACGGCCTGGAACACCGCGCCAACCACCGGCCCGATGAACTCTCTGGCGGGCAGCGCCAGCGGGTGGCCATTGCCCGCGCCACCATCATGCAACCAGCGATGATTCTGGCAGACGAACCCACCGGCAACCTGGATCGCGCCACCGGCGAAGAGGTGATTCACCTGCTGGAAGGCCTCAACACCCGGGGCGTGACCCTGATCATGGTGACCCACGACAGCGCCCTGGGCGCACGCGCCCACCGCCAATTGATGATGGAAGACGGCGCACTGCAGCACGACCAGTGCCACACCACCCCGCTCGCAGCGGCAACCACCCCATGCGCAGCACCGACCTGATTCGTTTTGCCCGTGAGGCGGCCACCGGCAACCCGCTGCGTGCCGCCTTGCTGGTGCTGGCCATGTCGATTGGCGTGGCCGCCGTGGTGGTGCTTACCGCGCTGGGTGACGGTGCGCGGCGCTATGTGATGAACGAATTCTCCAGCCTGGGCAGCAATCTGGTGATTGTGCTGCCCGGTCGCTCACAAACCGGCGGCTTCAACCCCGGCAATGCCATCACCAGCACCCCGCGAGACCTGAGTATTGACGATGCGCTGGCCCTGCAACGCGCCAGCGCCGTGCGCCGCCTGGCCCCGCTGACGGTGGGCACCTCGGAGATCAGTGTCGGGGGCAAATTACGCGAGGTGATGGTGGCCGGAACAGTCGCCGAGTACATCGCGGTGCGCCAGATGGCCATGGCGCAAGGACGTTTTTTGACGGCGGGTGACTGGCATCGGGGAGCCAGTGAAGCGGTGATTGGGGCCAAGGTGCGCGACGAACTGTTTGGCAGCGCCCCGGCTCTCGGCCAATTGGTGCGACTGGGTGACCGGCGTTTTCGCATTGTGGGGGTGCTGGCCCCCAGCGGCCAGGGTCTGAGCCTGAACACCGACGAACTGGTGTTTGTGCCGGTGTCACTGGCGCAAGCCATGTTCAACAGCAACACCTTGTTTCGTATTCTGGTGGAAGCCCATGGCCGCGAGTCGATCGAAGCCGCCAAAACCCAAGTGACCGAGATCATCAAATTGCGCCACG is a window of Rhodoferax lithotrophicus DNA encoding:
- a CDS encoding ABC transporter permease; protein product: MRSTDLIRFAREAATGNPLRAALLVLAMSIGVAAVVVLTALGDGARRYVMNEFSSLGSNLVIVLPGRSQTGGFNPGNAITSTPRDLSIDDALALQRASAVRRLAPLTVGTSEISVGGKLREVMVAGTVAEYIAVRQMAMAQGRFLTAGDWHRGASEAVIGAKVRDELFGSAPALGQLVRLGDRRFRIVGVLAPSGQGLSLNTDELVFVPVSLAQAMFNSNTLFRILVEAHGRESIEAAKTQVTEIIKLRHEGEQDVTVITQDAVLATFDRLLGALTLGVAGIAAISLAVAGILVMNVMLVSVSQRTAEIGLLKALGATGGGIRLIFLTEASMLSLAGAVMGYLLGQLAAALIRWLYPTFPAYPPDWAVLAGLSTALVTGILFGVLPARRAAQLDPVQALSKR
- a CDS encoding VOC family protein, which translates into the protein MKLGYTILYVEDVRRSLDFYAQAFGQTVKFLHDSGDFGELDTGSTSLAFSSRKLMTELQKNPKPANAKAPSFEIAFTTDDVAAAVARAVAAGAPLMQPPEQMPWGQTVAYVADLDGFLVEICTPMAL
- a CDS encoding efflux RND transporter periplasmic adaptor subunit, coding for MSTPLIRRLLLILIVVCLLGTGIWWFKRPKPVAVVLATIEQGRVESSIANTRAGTVEACLRTKLSTTIGGRIEVLAVKEGDKVKKGQLLMKLWNDDQQAQSALALTQVDTARQRVTEACTVAANAEREAARQESLFKQGFVSGSRDEQARADAQARRAGCDAAKADVVQTLARVKTTRVEQHRTVLYAPFAGTVAKIVGEVGEYATPSPPGVPTPPAIDLIDDSCLYVRAPMDEVDAPKMSAGQTVRISFDALPKQSFPGKVKRVAPYVSAVEKQARTVDIEATLDPDQTQPHLLVGYSADVEVVLAVREQVVRVPTSALQEGGRVLLAGADGTLQQRQLKTGLANWEFTEVLEGLVVGDRVVTSLDREGVKAGIAFVADDKTAK
- a CDS encoding ABC transporter ATP-binding protein — encoded protein: MSAAQIELSGIERVFHLGDSEVHALRNLNLSITAGEYVAVMGPSGSGKSTLLNLLGLLDRPNTGIYRLEGRDVTTLSPDEQAQVRSQRIGFVFQSFHLVPRLSAAENIALPMVLAGLAPAQREVRVQQALKDYGLEHRANHRPDELSGGQRQRVAIARATIMQPAMILADEPTGNLDRATGEEVIHLLEGLNTRGVTLIMVTHDSALGARAHRQLMMEDGALQHDQCHTTPLAAATTPCAAPT